Proteins from a single region of Parasedimentitalea psychrophila:
- a CDS encoding acyl-homoserine-lactone synthase, with translation MLRYIYANDLHKFSDLAHSMFVDRADQFKTRLGWDVTLNSSGEERDEYDALNPLYVIWEQADGSHGGSMRFLPTTGRVMVNDIFGHLTGGVPIYSPFIWECTRFCLSRDASSKVAGALMLGGGEIMRNFHIDHFVGVFDRRMIRIYRAIGSSPEVLGSEGEGRDQINVGLWEFTPDSYDMVAQKSGIAPEMSRMWFDRSFGGANDQPMAMSA, from the coding sequence ATGCTTCGTTACATTTATGCAAACGACCTTCACAAGTTTTCCGATCTGGCACATTCAATGTTCGTAGACCGGGCCGACCAGTTCAAAACCCGGTTGGGGTGGGACGTCACCCTTAATTCTTCCGGCGAAGAGCGCGATGAATATGACGCGCTGAACCCGCTCTATGTCATCTGGGAGCAAGCCGATGGCAGCCATGGCGGCTCGATGCGGTTTCTGCCCACAACCGGGCGGGTGATGGTGAATGACATCTTTGGCCATCTGACCGGCGGGGTGCCGATCTACAGTCCTTTCATCTGGGAATGCACCCGGTTCTGCCTGTCGCGCGATGCCAGCAGCAAGGTGGCCGGTGCCCTGATGCTGGGGGGCGGTGAAATTATGCGCAATTTCCATATTGATCACTTTGTTGGGGTGTTTGACCGACGGATGATCCGTATCTACCGCGCCATCGGCTCCTCGCCCGAGGTGCTGGGCAGTGAGGGTGAGGGCCGCGATCAGATCAATGTCGGCCTGTGGGAGTTCACCCCAGACAGCTATGATATGGTGGCTCAGAAATCTGGTATTGCACCGGAAATGTCACGCATGTGGTTCGACCGGTCATTTGGCGGAGCCAACGATCAGCCAATGGCAATGAGCGCTTGA
- a CDS encoding ABC transporter permease — translation MDFLTLIQVLDSTVRLATPLLLACLAGLFSERAGIFDIGLEGKMLASAFFSAAVAAVTGDVWLGLLAGIAASLVLSGLHGLASITFRGNQLISGLAVTMLAQGFTVVIAQRWFQQGGRTPSLMTEGRFGPITFPFAEAIAEVPVIGPIYAELLSGHSILVYLAFAAVPASWWLLYRTRFGLRLRAVGENPEAVDTAGISVVGLRFAAVGICGVLCGLAGAYLATSLQAGFVKDMTAGRGYIALAALIFAKWRPWHAMGACLLFGLLQAVALRFQNIELGGITIPVQMMDALPYILTVVILAGFVGKAIPPKAGGEPYVKER, via the coding sequence ATGGATTTCCTGACACTCATCCAGGTTCTCGACAGCACAGTGCGTCTGGCCACCCCGCTGCTGCTGGCCTGTCTGGCCGGCCTGTTCTCAGAACGGGCAGGCATTTTCGACATCGGCCTTGAGGGCAAGATGCTTGCCTCAGCATTCTTTTCGGCTGCGGTTGCTGCAGTAACTGGCGACGTGTGGCTTGGTTTGCTGGCAGGGATTGCCGCTTCACTGGTGCTCAGCGGCTTGCACGGGCTGGCCTCAATCACCTTTCGTGGCAACCAACTGATCTCCGGCCTGGCGGTGACCATGCTGGCGCAGGGTTTTACCGTGGTGATTGCACAAAGGTGGTTCCAGCAGGGCGGTCGCACGCCATCGTTGATGACCGAAGGCCGCTTTGGCCCCATCACCTTCCCCTTTGCCGAGGCCATAGCAGAGGTGCCGGTGATTGGGCCAATCTACGCCGAGCTGCTCTCCGGTCACTCGATCCTGGTCTACCTGGCCTTTGCCGCCGTGCCCGCCTCCTGGTGGCTGCTCTATCGCACCCGTTTCGGCCTGCGCCTGCGCGCGGTGGGTGAAAACCCCGAGGCGGTGGATACGGCTGGCATCTCGGTGGTTGGCCTGCGCTTTGCCGCGGTGGGCATCTGCGGCGTGCTCTGTGGCCTTGCAGGCGCCTACCTCGCGACGTCACTACAGGCTGGTTTTGTCAAAGACATGACCGCAGGCCGTGGCTATATCGCCCTGGCTGCCCTGATCTTTGCCAAGTGGCGTCCCTGGCATGCCATGGGGGCCTGCCTGTTGTTTGGCCTCCTGCAGGCCGTCGCCCTGCGGTTCCAGAATATCGAGCTGGGCGGCATAACCATCCCGGTTCAGATGATGGACGCGCTGCCCTATATCCTGACGGTGGTGATCCTGGCTGGCTTTGTCGGCAAGGCGATCCCCCCCAAGGCCGGCGGCGAGCCTTATGTAAAAGAACGCTGA
- the ccrA gene encoding crotonyl-CoA carboxylase/reductase, producing MALDTNPDVLSYEAPEKDLYEMGEMPPMGYVPKQMYAWAIRRERHGDPDSAMLQEVVDVPSVDSHDVLVLVMAAGINYNGVWAALGTPISPFDGHKQPYHIAGSDAAGIVWAIGDKVKKWKVGDEVVIHCNQDDGEDEECNGGDPMFSTSQRIWGYETPDGSFGQFTRVQSQQLMQRPKHLTWEESACYTLTLATAYRMLFGHHPHELKPGQNVLVWGASGGLGSYAIQLINTAGANAIGVISDEGKREFVMGLGAKGVLNRKDFNCWGQMPTVNTPEYATWFKEARKFGAAIWQITGKGNNVDIVFEHPGEATFPVSTFVCKKGGMVVICAGTTGFNLTLDVRYMWMHQKRLQGSHFAHLKQAASANKLMLERRLDPCMSEVFAWADLPQAHMKMLRNEHKPGNMSVLVQAPTTGLRTLEDVLEAG from the coding sequence ATGGCTTTGGACACCAATCCTGACGTGTTGTCGTATGAGGCACCCGAAAAAGACCTGTATGAAATGGGTGAGATGCCTCCGATGGGCTATGTGCCCAAGCAGATGTATGCCTGGGCCATCCGCAGAGAGCGCCACGGTGATCCCGACAGCGCGATGTTGCAGGAAGTTGTCGATGTGCCCAGCGTGGACAGCCATGATGTGCTGGTTCTGGTGATGGCCGCCGGCATCAATTACAATGGTGTATGGGCCGCCCTGGGGACGCCGATCAGCCCCTTTGATGGCCATAAGCAGCCCTATCACATTGCCGGTTCCGACGCCGCAGGCATTGTTTGGGCCATTGGTGACAAGGTCAAAAAGTGGAAGGTCGGCGACGAGGTCGTTATCCACTGCAATCAGGATGATGGTGAAGACGAAGAATGTAACGGTGGCGATCCGATGTTTTCCACCAGCCAGCGCATCTGGGGATATGAAACCCCGGATGGATCGTTTGGCCAGTTCACCCGGGTGCAGTCGCAACAGTTGATGCAACGTCCCAAGCACCTGACCTGGGAGGAAAGTGCCTGTTACACGCTGACGCTGGCAACCGCCTATCGGATGCTGTTCGGCCACCACCCGCACGAGTTGAAGCCGGGGCAGAACGTGCTGGTCTGGGGCGCCTCGGGGGGGCTGGGGTCTTATGCCATCCAGTTGATCAATACTGCCGGGGCCAATGCCATTGGGGTGATCTCGGATGAAGGTAAACGCGAATTTGTCATGGGGCTGGGGGCCAAGGGGGTTCTGAACCGCAAGGATTTTAACTGCTGGGGCCAGATGCCAACGGTGAACACGCCCGAATATGCCACCTGGTTCAAAGAGGCGCGTAAGTTTGGCGCCGCGATCTGGCAGATCACCGGCAAGGGCAATAACGTAGACATCGTGTTCGAACACCCCGGTGAAGCGACATTCCCGGTGTCCACCTTTGTCTGTAAAAAGGGCGGCATGGTGGTGATCTGTGCGGGCACCACCGGGTTCAACCTGACCCTGGACGTGCGCTATATGTGGATGCACCAGAAACGCCTGCAGGGCAGCCACTTTGCCCATCTCAAGCAGGCGGCCTCGGCCAACAAGTTGATGCTGGAACGGCGTCTGGATCCCTGCATGTCCGAAGTGTTCGCGTGGGCTGACCTGCCACAGGCGCATATGAAAATGCTGCGGAACGAGCATAAGCCGGGCAATATGTCGGTGCTGGTGCAGGCCCCGACAACTGGTCTGCGGACCCTCGAAGACGTGCTTGAAGCCGGCTAG
- a CDS encoding ABC transporter permease — protein sequence MEKMPKWADVVLIPLISLLLAAAISALVILAIGEDPVAAVKLMVDGALGSTYGWGYTLYYATNFLFTGLAVSVAFHARMFNIGGEGQAMLGGLGAALVCLYIPWPHWSMALAGGAIGAAIFGAAWAAIPAYLQARRGSHIVITTIMFNFIAAAVLNYVLVNLLRPAGSMDPATARFSDTVHLPTLHELLAPLGIEFSKAAPANVSFLVALAACVFVWLLIWRTKLGYEIRAYGKSEQGALYAGISPFKITMIAMLLSGALAGMMATNNVMGEAERLVLNSTEGAGFIGIAVALMGRSHPFGVFLAAILFGFLYQGGAELALWTKIPREMIVVIQALVILFTGALDNMVRMPLEKIFIAFRKGKA from the coding sequence ATGGAAAAGATGCCCAAATGGGCCGATGTGGTGCTGATCCCGCTGATCAGCCTGCTGTTGGCCGCCGCTATTTCCGCGCTGGTGATCCTCGCCATTGGTGAAGATCCCGTTGCAGCCGTCAAACTGATGGTTGATGGCGCGTTGGGGTCGACCTATGGCTGGGGCTATACGCTCTACTATGCCACCAACTTCCTGTTCACCGGGCTGGCGGTTTCCGTCGCCTTTCACGCCCGCATGTTCAACATCGGCGGCGAAGGCCAGGCGATGCTGGGGGGCTTGGGTGCGGCCCTTGTCTGTCTCTATATCCCCTGGCCCCACTGGTCGATGGCTCTGGCCGGCGGCGCTATTGGCGCGGCCATCTTTGGTGCCGCCTGGGCGGCCATTCCGGCCTATCTGCAGGCCAGACGCGGCAGCCACATCGTGATCACCACCATCATGTTCAACTTTATCGCTGCGGCGGTGCTGAACTATGTGCTGGTCAACCTGCTGCGGCCTGCCGGCTCCATGGACCCGGCCACCGCCCGGTTCTCCGATACGGTCCACCTGCCCACCCTGCACGAGCTGCTGGCCCCATTGGGCATCGAATTCTCCAAGGCGGCACCGGCCAATGTCAGCTTCCTGGTCGCCCTCGCCGCCTGCGTCTTTGTCTGGCTGCTGATTTGGCGCACCAAACTGGGCTATGAGATCCGCGCCTATGGCAAATCCGAGCAAGGCGCGCTCTACGCTGGTATCTCACCGTTCAAAATCACCATGATCGCCATGCTGCTCTCCGGCGCACTGGCGGGAATGATGGCCACCAACAACGTCATGGGCGAGGCCGAACGGCTGGTGCTGAACTCCACCGAAGGTGCGGGCTTTATCGGTATCGCAGTGGCCCTGATGGGACGGTCTCATCCCTTTGGCGTCTTCCTTGCGGCGATCCTGTTTGGCTTCCTGTATCAGGGCGGCGCCGAGCTGGCCCTGTGGACCAAGATCCCGCGGGAAATGATCGTAGTGATCCAGGCGCTGGTTATTCTGTTCACTGGCGCGCTGGACAACATGGTCCGGATGCCACTTGAAAAAATCTTTATCGCATTTCGGAAGGGAAAAGCCTGA
- a CDS encoding ATP-dependent DNA helicase: MTVPPIQFSEDQAAAFDRVTEMLRQAGVDLDDSLLQQPKGESGVMALMGKAGSGKTLLLAELYKALEQSGVEVVSGDYESRKKGDRRTLAILAPTNKAASVLRLRGVPATTIHRILYTPMYDPEYEKLAEWLAGKGEPPEIEGLTEEALARAAAFYQRNKSIPGAMASAGLRGSDFITGWKRREEPLDIGFVDESSMLDDRQFNDLKEIFPSLVLFGDPAQLAPVNQSGAMIFDSVPDERKLELHRVHRQDADNPILDLAHALADPQLTFQDFERMIEEASKRDDRVVWGQRVEVDLMARSPVLVWRNATRIKLINAFRTVHGAPEDALMEGEPLICDGIELPMKHRKKRLDLEARGLIKGAQVVYLGPGRKPGFSRLHVLGAEDPQVSAASIVKIEKPDEEEPFIPFAARMGATFLHGAAVTIHKAQGSQWGTTQVFAPDLFVAARMGRVEAGQPLWKRLAYVAITRAQERLIWVVRNRLSKPSAPLRVDDLRAAPAAALKLESEGQEGP, from the coding sequence ATGACAGTACCTCCCATCCAGTTCTCTGAAGACCAAGCCGCTGCCTTTGACAGGGTCACTGAAATGCTGCGCCAGGCAGGGGTCGATCTTGATGACAGCCTGTTGCAGCAGCCAAAAGGCGAAAGCGGCGTGATGGCGCTGATGGGCAAGGCGGGGTCGGGCAAAACGCTGTTGCTGGCTGAACTGTACAAAGCGCTGGAGCAATCGGGCGTTGAGGTCGTGTCAGGCGATTACGAGAGCCGCAAAAAGGGCGATCGCCGCACCCTGGCGATTCTGGCTCCGACCAACAAGGCGGCGTCGGTTCTGCGCCTGCGCGGGGTGCCGGCCACCACCATTCACCGCATTCTGTATACGCCGATGTATGACCCCGAATATGAAAAGCTGGCCGAGTGGCTGGCTGGCAAAGGCGAGCCGCCTGAGATCGAGGGGTTGACCGAAGAGGCGCTGGCGCGGGCTGCGGCGTTTTACCAGCGCAACAAGTCCATTCCGGGCGCCATGGCGTCGGCGGGCTTGCGCGGTTCAGATTTTATCACCGGCTGGAAGCGGCGAGAAGAGCCGCTGGATATTGGCTTTGTTGACGAATCCTCAATGCTGGATGACCGCCAGTTCAATGATTTGAAAGAGATCTTTCCCAGTCTGGTGCTGTTTGGTGACCCGGCGCAGCTGGCACCGGTGAACCAATCCGGGGCGATGATATTTGACTCTGTGCCCGATGAACGCAAACTGGAATTGCACCGCGTTCACCGTCAGGATGCGGATAATCCGATTCTGGATCTGGCCCATGCGCTGGCCGATCCGCAACTGACGTTCCAGGACTTTGAGCGGATGATCGAGGAGGCCTCGAAGCGCGATGACCGGGTTGTCTGGGGGCAACGGGTTGAGGTCGATTTGATGGCGCGCTCGCCGGTTCTGGTCTGGCGCAATGCGACCCGGATCAAATTGATCAATGCCTTTCGTACGGTTCACGGTGCCCCCGAAGATGCGCTGATGGAGGGGGAGCCGCTGATTTGCGATGGCATCGAGTTGCCGATGAAACATCGTAAGAAACGATTGGATCTGGAGGCGCGCGGACTGATCAAGGGGGCGCAGGTGGTCTATCTTGGGCCGGGCCGCAAACCGGGGTTTTCACGGCTGCACGTGCTCGGGGCCGAGGATCCTCAGGTCAGTGCGGCCTCGATTGTGAAAATCGAAAAGCCGGATGAGGAAGAGCCGTTTATTCCCTTTGCGGCGCGGATGGGGGCGACCTTCCTGCATGGCGCGGCGGTGACCATCCACAAGGCGCAGGGGTCGCAATGGGGCACCACGCAGGTCTTTGCCCCAGATCTATTCGTGGCGGCGCGGATGGGCCGGGTTGAGGCGGGGCAGCCGCTGTGGAAGCGGCTGGCCTATGTGGCCATCACCCGGGCGCAAGAGCGTTTGATCTGGGTGGTCCGCAACCGATTGTCCAAACCCAGCGCACCGCTGCGGGTGGACGATTTGCGCGCCGCTCCGGCTGCTGCGTTGAAACTGGAGTCTGAGGGTCAAGAGGGTCCCTGA
- a CDS encoding ABC transporter ATP-binding protein, producing the protein MTVTPAIELRGISKAFGPVQANKDISISVAPGTIHGIIGENGAGKSTLMSILYGFYKADKGEIWINGKNTVIPDSQAAISAGIGMVFQHFKLVENFTVLENIILGAEDGRLLKPSLAKARRILKQLAAEYELNVDPDARIDEIGVGKQQRVEILKALYRQADILILDEPTGVLTPAEADQLFRILHRLREEGKTIILITHKLREIMETTDTVSVMRRGEMTATVKTSETSPAHLAELMVGRKVLLKVDKAPAKPGAPVLEIENLSVRDDDGVERVKGINLQVRAGEILGIAGVAGNGQSELLEVLGGMRSGKGSIRMQGVELPLSGSGSHGQARRRAHIAHVPEDRQSEGLIMDFHAWENVAFGYHRDPIYQSGIFMNNAALLADTEAKMKKFDVRPPDPWLAAKNFSGGNQQKLVVAREIERNPELLLIGQPTRGVDIGAIEFIHKQIVELRDQGKAILLISVELEEILSLADRVAVMFDGHIMGERLPHETDEKELGLLMAGVAGEAA; encoded by the coding sequence ATGACCGTTACCCCAGCCATTGAATTAAGAGGCATTTCCAAAGCCTTTGGCCCGGTCCAGGCCAACAAGGACATCTCGATCAGCGTCGCCCCGGGTACCATCCACGGTATCATCGGCGAAAACGGCGCGGGCAAATCAACCCTGATGAGCATCCTGTATGGGTTCTACAAGGCCGATAAGGGCGAGATCTGGATCAACGGCAAGAACACCGTGATCCCCGACAGTCAGGCCGCTATTTCCGCCGGCATCGGCATGGTATTCCAGCACTTCAAACTGGTAGAAAACTTCACCGTGCTCGAGAATATCATCCTCGGAGCCGAGGATGGACGGCTGTTGAAACCGTCGTTGGCCAAGGCCCGCCGCATTCTGAAACAACTGGCCGCTGAATATGAGTTGAACGTCGACCCCGACGCCCGCATTGATGAAATCGGTGTTGGCAAGCAACAGCGGGTCGAAATCCTCAAGGCGTTGTATCGTCAGGCCGACATTCTGATTCTGGACGAGCCCACCGGGGTATTGACCCCGGCTGAGGCAGACCAGCTGTTCCGCATTCTTCACCGGCTGCGCGAAGAAGGCAAAACCATAATCCTGATCACCCACAAGCTGCGCGAGATCATGGAGACCACCGACACCGTCTCTGTCATGCGCCGTGGGGAAATGACCGCCACGGTCAAGACCTCGGAAACCAGCCCGGCCCATCTGGCCGAGCTGATGGTGGGCCGTAAGGTGCTGTTGAAAGTGGATAAGGCTCCGGCCAAGCCGGGGGCTCCGGTGCTGGAGATCGAAAACCTGTCGGTTCGCGACGACGACGGGGTAGAACGTGTCAAAGGCATCAACCTGCAGGTCCGTGCAGGCGAGATCCTGGGCATCGCCGGCGTTGCCGGTAACGGCCAGTCGGAATTGCTCGAGGTGCTGGGCGGCATGCGCAGTGGCAAAGGTTCGATCCGCATGCAGGGCGTCGAGCTGCCGCTCTCCGGGTCCGGATCGCACGGTCAGGCCCGCCGCCGCGCCCATATCGCCCATGTCCCCGAAGACCGCCAGAGCGAAGGTCTGATCATGGACTTCCACGCCTGGGAAAACGTCGCCTTTGGCTATCATCGCGACCCGATCTATCAATCCGGCATATTCATGAACAACGCCGCCCTACTCGCCGATACCGAAGCCAAGATGAAGAAATTCGACGTGCGCCCGCCAGACCCCTGGCTCGCCGCCAAGAATTTCAGCGGTGGCAACCAGCAGAAACTGGTGGTGGCGCGCGAGATTGAGCGCAATCCGGAGCTGCTGCTGATCGGCCAGCCCACCCGCGGCGTCGACATTGGCGCGATTGAGTTCATTCACAAGCAAATCGTCGAGCTGCGCGATCAGGGCAAGGCGATCCTTCTGATCTCGGTCGAGCTGGAAGAAATCCTGTCACTGGCCGACCGTGTGGCGGTGATGTTTGATGGTCACATCATGGGCGAACGCCTGCCGCATGAAACTGACGAAAAAGAACTGGGCCTGTTGATGGCTGGTGTCGCCGGGGAGGCCGCATAA
- a CDS encoding BMP family lipoprotein: MTLMKSLMGAAATIALTAGAALADPALIFDLGGKFDKSFNEAAFAGAQRWAEETGGSFREVELQSEAQREQALRRFAEAGSNPIVMAGFAFSDALSQVAPDYPDTKFAVIDVDWLDMPNVRGIGFQEHEGSYLVGMMAALASESGTVGFIGGMDIPLIRKFACGYAQGVMAANPDAKIISNMTGTTPAAWNDPVKGSELTKAQISQGADVVYAAAGGTGVGVLQTAADEGILSIGVDSNQNHLHPGKVLTSMMKRVDNAVFDAFTQGENLESGNFHMGVANGGVGYALDEHNAALVSAEMQTAVDAASAKIASGELTVHNYMSDDSCPALNF, translated from the coding sequence ATGACTCTGATGAAATCCCTGATGGGAGCGGCCGCTACGATCGCCCTGACCGCTGGAGCTGCTCTGGCCGATCCGGCCCTCATCTTTGACCTTGGCGGCAAATTCGACAAAAGTTTCAACGAGGCCGCCTTTGCCGGCGCTCAGCGTTGGGCTGAAGAAACCGGCGGTTCATTCCGCGAAGTTGAACTGCAGTCCGAAGCCCAGCGTGAGCAGGCCCTGCGTCGTTTCGCCGAAGCCGGTTCAAACCCCATCGTGATGGCTGGCTTTGCCTTCTCTGACGCCCTGAGCCAGGTCGCACCTGACTACCCAGACACCAAATTCGCCGTTATCGATGTTGACTGGCTCGACATGCCCAACGTACGCGGCATCGGCTTTCAGGAGCACGAAGGGTCGTATCTGGTTGGCATGATGGCTGCTCTGGCCTCCGAATCCGGCACCGTTGGCTTCATTGGCGGCATGGATATCCCGCTGATCCGCAAATTCGCCTGTGGCTATGCCCAGGGCGTCATGGCGGCCAACCCCGACGCCAAGATCATTTCCAACATGACCGGCACCACTCCGGCGGCCTGGAACGACCCGGTTAAGGGCTCCGAGTTGACCAAGGCCCAGATCAGCCAAGGCGCTGATGTGGTCTATGCGGCGGCCGGTGGCACCGGTGTTGGCGTTCTGCAGACCGCCGCCGACGAAGGCATCCTGTCAATCGGCGTCGACAGCAACCAGAACCACCTGCACCCGGGCAAGGTACTGACCTCGATGATGAAGCGCGTGGACAATGCGGTATTTGATGCCTTTACTCAGGGTGAAAACCTTGAAAGCGGCAATTTTCACATGGGTGTCGCCAATGGCGGCGTCGGCTATGCATTGGACGAGCACAACGCCGCCCTGGTCAGCGCTGAAATGCAGACCGCAGTGGATGCCGCATCGGCCAAAATCGCATCAGGTGAGCTGACCGTGCACAACTACATGTCCGACGACAGCTGCCCGGCTCTGAACTTCTAA
- a CDS encoding helix-turn-helix transcriptional regulator, with amino-acid sequence MANRINLDRILKILEATSTLEGIQDVIEKVRDLFEIDHIVYHWVDSAGDQYGCGTYSDDWVQRYLDQEYLRTDPVITGCYQRFHPVDWKRLDWSSKSARIFLADAQAHGVGNQGYSIPIRGPNGQFALFSVSHNCDDASWEKFTEKYSRDLILLAHYFNRKALDFEPNRAPEQSRTLSPREVDVMTLLAMGYSRAQVAETLSISEHTLRVYIESARFKLGALNTTHAIARAMSRGLIVV; translated from the coding sequence ATGGCGAACAGAATCAACTTGGACAGGATCCTGAAAATACTGGAGGCCACCAGTACTCTTGAGGGTATTCAGGACGTCATTGAAAAGGTCCGGGATCTCTTTGAAATTGATCACATCGTCTATCACTGGGTGGACAGTGCCGGAGATCAATACGGCTGCGGGACGTATTCGGATGACTGGGTTCAGCGCTACCTGGATCAGGAATACTTGCGCACGGATCCCGTTATCACCGGCTGCTATCAACGGTTTCACCCGGTGGACTGGAAACGGCTGGACTGGTCCAGCAAGTCAGCGCGCATATTTCTGGCCGACGCGCAGGCGCACGGGGTTGGCAATCAGGGATACTCCATTCCGATTCGCGGCCCCAATGGCCAATTTGCATTGTTTTCCGTTAGTCATAATTGCGATGATGCGAGTTGGGAGAAATTCACCGAAAAATACAGCCGTGATCTAATATTGCTGGCGCATTATTTCAATCGCAAGGCGCTGGATTTTGAACCCAACCGAGCGCCGGAACAATCGCGTACCCTGTCGCCGCGTGAAGTGGACGTCATGACCTTGCTGGCCATGGGATACAGCCGTGCCCAAGTCGCTGAAACACTGTCGATTTCCGAGCACACACTGCGGGTCTACATCGAAAGCGCCCGGTTCAAACTTGGCGCGCTTAATACTACACATGCTATTGCACGTGCAATGAGCAGAGGGCTAATTGTCGTTTAA
- a CDS encoding sulfite exporter TauE/SafE family protein, producing MQIYLPIAEVSVNAFLLLGLGGLVGVLSGMFGVGGGFLMTPLLFFIGIPPAVAVATEANQIVASSFSGVLAHFRRQTVDIKMGLVLQAGGLVGAALGVLVFNYLKAQGQVDLLVKLCYVVFLGVVGGLMFIESLNAIWKSKKSGGAAPARRQRNWIHALPFKVRFRTSGLYISVIPPILVGICVGILAAIMGVGGGFIMVPAMIYILGMPTKVVIGTSLFQIITVTAFTTMLHATTNYTVDIVLAVLLLIGGVIGAQIGTRIGVYMKAEQLRILLALMVMIVCGKLALDLLLTPSELFSLGAGGGH from the coding sequence ATGCAAATTTATCTTCCTATCGCCGAAGTCTCGGTCAATGCCTTCCTCTTACTGGGATTAGGTGGCTTGGTTGGGGTTTTATCAGGCATGTTCGGGGTTGGCGGCGGCTTTTTGATGACGCCGCTGCTGTTCTTTATCGGCATACCACCTGCCGTTGCCGTCGCCACCGAGGCGAATCAGATCGTGGCCTCCTCTTTTTCAGGCGTCCTGGCCCATTTTCGAAGGCAAACAGTCGACATCAAGATGGGATTGGTACTGCAGGCCGGCGGTCTGGTTGGGGCGGCCTTGGGTGTTCTGGTCTTCAATTACCTCAAGGCGCAGGGCCAGGTCGATCTTCTGGTCAAACTTTGCTACGTTGTCTTCCTTGGTGTCGTTGGCGGGCTGATGTTCATCGAGAGCCTGAACGCCATCTGGAAATCCAAGAAATCCGGAGGTGCTGCCCCTGCCCGCCGCCAGCGCAACTGGATTCACGCGCTGCCATTCAAGGTCCGGTTTCGCACATCCGGCCTGTATATCTCCGTCATCCCACCTATTCTGGTTGGTATCTGCGTTGGCATCCTTGCCGCCATTATGGGCGTTGGCGGCGGTTTCATCATGGTGCCCGCAATGATCTACATCTTGGGCATGCCCACAAAGGTTGTGATCGGAACCTCGCTGTTCCAGATCATCACCGTGACCGCCTTTACCACCATGCTGCATGCCACCACCAACTATACGGTGGATATTGTACTGGCCGTTCTGCTGCTGATCGGCGGCGTCATCGGTGCCCAGATCGGCACCCGCATTGGCGTCTACATGAAGGCCGAACAATTGCGCATTCTGCTGGCCCTGATGGTGATGATCGTCTGCGGCAAGCTGGCTCTGGACCTGCTGCTGACCCCCTCCGAGCTGTTCTCGCTTGGCGCCGGCGGAGGACATTGA
- a CDS encoding TIGR02186 family protein, protein MRNLLLATLLMFALPLQATAQEEVVLGLSQDRVAITATFDGSEILIFGAVKRETPIPDTEQLQVIVTVSGPDQPVLVRRKERKLGIWVNTDSVLVDSAPTFYAVATSAPLSQILSDIEDLRYRISINRAIRSVGAAMHIRGAQDFANAVVRIRENEQLYSVRENTVAVDQQTLFRTAIDMPADLTEGRYTARIFLTRNGKVVSQYETPIDVRKVGLERFLYVMSREQPFLYGLMSLAIAIAAGWGASAAFRLLRNN, encoded by the coding sequence ATGCGCAATCTACTGCTTGCCACCCTGTTGATGTTTGCCCTGCCCCTGCAGGCCACCGCACAAGAAGAGGTGGTGCTGGGTCTCAGCCAGGACCGTGTTGCCATCACCGCGACTTTTGACGGCTCGGAAATCCTGATCTTTGGCGCGGTAAAGCGGGAAACCCCAATCCCGGACACCGAGCAACTGCAGGTTATCGTGACCGTTTCAGGCCCCGACCAGCCGGTGCTGGTGCGGCGCAAGGAACGCAAGCTGGGCATTTGGGTCAACACAGATTCAGTTCTGGTCGATTCGGCCCCGACCTTCTATGCCGTGGCCACCAGCGCCCCGCTGTCGCAAATTTTGTCCGACATCGAGGATCTGCGCTATCGTATCTCGATCAATCGGGCGATACGCTCAGTTGGGGCCGCGATGCACATTCGTGGCGCTCAGGATTTTGCCAATGCCGTGGTGCGGATCCGCGAAAATGAACAGCTATACTCGGTGCGCGAAAATACCGTTGCGGTCGACCAGCAAACCCTGTTTCGAACCGCCATCGATATGCCTGCCGACCTGACCGAGGGCCGCTATACCGCCCGCATCTTTCTGACCCGCAACGGCAAGGTGGTGTCGCAATATGAAACCCCCATCGACGTGCGCAAGGTGGGGCTGGAGCGGTTTCTCTATGTGATGTCGCGTGAGCAGCCGTTCCTATACGGGCTGATGTCTCTGGCGATTGCCATCGCCGCCGGTTGGGGCGCATCTGCTGCGTTCCGTCTGCTGCGCAATAACTAA